The Bacillus sp. F19 DNA segment AAGCTGCTGAAAGTATTCGGCCATCTTGCTTATACGTGAAAACAGTTTTAGAGGAGACCTCTCCATTTGCTGTATTTTCTACAGACAAAAAGCGGCGATTATGGTAATTGATCAATTGGATTCTCCTTTATTAAAATTTAAGCCATCTTATCATATTTAATAAATGTATCCAATTATTTATTTCAATTTTATAAAAATTACGTATAATAAACAGTACCACATGTACAATATATTGCACACATGCTGTCTAAGGGAGGATTATTTATGAGAGAAATCTTGATCGGTATTATTGCTTCCATGTTTTTTGCAGTCACTTTTATCTTAAACCGGTCAATGGAACTTTCAGGGGGAAGCTGGTTATGGAGCTCCTCTCTCAGATTCTTTTTTATGGTTCCATTTTTACTGATGATCGTGATTTTCCGCAAAAACATGAAACAGCTTCTTGCAGAAATGAAAGCAAGTCCGTTTCAATGGCTTATTTGGAGCTTTTCAGGATTTGTCTTGTTTTACGGACCTATTACATACGCTGCTGCATATGGTCCGGGCTGGCTTGTTGCTGGCACCTGGCAGCTGACGATCGTAGCCGGAATCCTATTGGCACCCTTTTTCTATGAGAATAGTCATTCTATTAAAACGCGAAAGAGGATTCCGTTTCAGGCTCTCTGCTTTTCGATGATTATTTTAGCAGGTGTCGTCTTGATTCAAGTAAGAAATGGGACGGATATCAATTTTAATCAGCTGCTTGCAGGGATCCTCCCAGTCGTCATCGCGGCTTTTGCTTACCCTTTAGGGAACCGTAAAATGATGGAAGTCTGCGGAGGCAGACTCGATACATTTCAGCGGGTGCTAGGTATGACCCTTGCAAGCCTCCCTTTTTGGTTTATTCTTGCAGTTTATGGGTTAATTAAAGTTGGTCCCCCATCTGCTGAACAAACCACCCAGTCGTTTATCGTTGCCGTTTCCTCGGGTGTCATTGCTACAACATTATTTTTTATTGCGACAGATCGCGTAAGAAATGATGAGGAAAAATTAGCTTCAGTTGAAGCCACACAATCCACTCAAGTCCTGTTTGTTCTTTTTGGTGAAGTGCTTCTGCTCCAAGCACCGCTGCCGGACGGATTGACGCTGATTGGTATTTTCCTTATCATGCTTGGAATGCTTCTGCACAGCTTTTTTTCCGCTCCCCAACGGATAAAAATAAAAGGGCAGCACGCATAAAACAAAAATGTTCCGTTTTGAGGTACTTTTCTCAATTTGAAATCCTAATTGACGCTCAGACTGACTTAAGCTATAGCAATAAACACAAAAAACTCGCCGTAAAATTGGCGAGTTTTTTCTTAATCCAAGTTTCACAGGTCAGTAGACTTGGGACCTTACTCAACTAAAGCGCACCTTTAAATGAAGGAAATTCTTCGTGAAATTGGAATGATAGCAAGGGCATTAGACTCTATAAGTAATATAGAATTTAAAGAATATGATGTTAATAATTCGAGAATTAACTAAATTGAATATACTATTACATTTCTTCCGCTGGCAGTGATATATTCTGGAACATTATTGCTGTTACAGTAATTCCAAACAGAATTAGCATCATCTTCAAAGTCTAACTTAAACAATTTGCCACAATTGGAATACGATAAGACTCTGAAGATGGAGCCTATATAATTAAGGCGTTTAATTATTTATGTGAGAGCAACGCATCAAGATATTTTTTTCTAGTTGTTCAGGATCCTCGTTTTCAATCACTATTTTGTCAAATTCAAATCTTTTCAAACCAAGAATAGCTACTTTATTTGCGTCATGATAGGATAAGAAATATTTCTTTTTATCAATAATGAAAATCCCAGCTTTATAGCCGATTGTAGTAATGCCTGTTCTTTTTATAGCTGTCAAAGGAAACTTGAAATTTCCAACCTGTACTTCTTCGACCGAATTGTAAGGAATTTCTATCTTTTTTCTTAAAGTAGTAACCATTGTCTGACCTGAAATATTCAATATTAAAGCAGTATCACCAAATTCAATTTGAACACTCACCTTTTATCACCTCCTTTATAATGTCAGAAATCGTTTCTTTTAATCTCTCTTATACGTATGCTCCATCATATTATTGATATAAAATTAGTCACATAGAAGGCAACTCTTTTCGGTATAAATAATATTTTGATAAAAACAGGATAAATAATATGAGCAGTAACTTTACAGCCACTGTTGTGAAAAAATGAGGTAAAGCATTGCCGGTTATTATGATGTTGACAGCATGATTCGTCAAATATGAGGGATTTAAAATTTGAAATACCGAACCAAATACGGTTACGACTTTCAAAAGGATCAGAACAAAAATCGATATCACAGCAACTGCCGAAGATCTAGAAAGTAAAGCACCCATCATTAGTGCTACCGTCAATATAAACA contains these protein-coding regions:
- a CDS encoding multidrug resistance efflux transporter family protein, with protein sequence MREILIGIIASMFFAVTFILNRSMELSGGSWLWSSSLRFFFMVPFLLMIVIFRKNMKQLLAEMKASPFQWLIWSFSGFVLFYGPITYAAAYGPGWLVAGTWQLTIVAGILLAPFFYENSHSIKTRKRIPFQALCFSMIILAGVVLIQVRNGTDINFNQLLAGILPVVIAAFAYPLGNRKMMEVCGGRLDTFQRVLGMTLASLPFWFILAVYGLIKVGPPSAEQTTQSFIVAVSSGVIATTLFFIATDRVRNDEEKLASVEATQSTQVLFVLFGEVLLLQAPLPDGLTLIGIFLIMLGMLLHSFFSAPQRIKIKGQHA
- a CDS encoding PH domain-containing protein; translated protein: MSVQIEFGDTALILNISGQTMVTTLRKKIEIPYNSVEEVQVGNFKFPLTAIKRTGITTIGYKAGIFIIDKKKYFLSYHDANKVAILGLKRFEFDKIVIENEDPEQLEKNILMRCSHINN